The Bombus fervidus isolate BK054 chromosome 3, iyBomFerv1, whole genome shotgun sequence genome includes a window with the following:
- the Osp gene encoding myosin phosphatase Rho interacting protein outspread isoform X4, producing the protein MSGGTAGVRGTGAECRKFAPNIFNKSKCSSCFKQKEEHSAEALECNRATRKISKCGYLFVAPGWDFSNPLNRTKRWQRRWFVLYDDGELTYSVDEHPETVPQARIDMTRVLEVAAAEDITGHPYSLAITAPEGVTFVKGTCREETRWWADVLQVYSRNKGRHKRNATFPGGQTTILQVTPTIRSNTPNPPRPRFNSCRSEPRSNTWIPETSVSSDLCPPVFSSTPSLVTNSVVTTTSNATMSNGNVETNNDHRTSNLSPLRTSTPLENGGSTYLSSVSTTSSMNGSVSSTVYSTTSTPTTVSSSSSLTEKPPIVPNEGRSSYRDQPASSASPPTRDKLRAEDKARRRMNQHGERAGTACSSEKLDDDACRRIFLEHEREREGKLRDIAASLTQPRVRRIKPRTSEPTRDVVDAANAAYQDKFIRGDPDGCGLDISGIRYSPTSELRVDLPAEDLLNIKKGWLMKQGLNKEWNKHWFVLRGCGLMYYRDPCAEDKGIMDGVIDLNTVTAVTPLQVARNYGFQTVAWDDRGSTVLSAVTAGIRASWMSAIRRAANLPDPDSSNDSLTVCQDGQQDNTPQSPTASITDRERDSVVPSTSVTPRSVLFSSDEEYRTASEGGRRESGDWSEVPVSPPLVRNGDWAGGLKGSSWSDSANHEWSELPPSPPLTRTALSRVKARSRSSSRSRVYKRSCSSPLSSRRSTLDSVRSEDLMMACCELGEDEDQHNGHMQNNSCLSSANESPLIVELLENQVSMLRDQLGQNQSHPSTLLVIIERQENEIESLKSQLNAARADVASAEKELSRLRQQKAEASIREKQVDELLNTIQRTEQQRNKDLEDLEKMKKMYNRDKEVLECKLLETEAILRETSERCEMLTKELASSHRTVEHLQSEVTSLSNRLSQGIDENERLYSKVRELEDKGGLSSSRERGRSFDSLSDLTNIELDLDFNTLDKERIVEEYDELRSRFEKAILEIRAMRKELREAHAIQDALELEIFAHKQDAASVSETNQAQLQLMAARIQDLTNKLAASEKQVRTLKQKLTKAESRDKRRSLSLKGRESFQISQEMEDKLLDLENKICAIERGKGTSAPVSTGCSSKESSPNPKKEKRRDGKSLDRTRLRRKSLDSATSSEPMKVLIRLSTLETKVANVTENMASDAEKDSSECSEISASSTSEVSLEIIARLRKLERVVSKSKRRLEKCLGSTQAEDKAEKCLREVNDILDSCLECKKNQASAQVTESVGVVVSRLETILKDKLSELTKRRQTLEQNGQLNDREKMKLVAERVAFEFVVLRQIKCAIGRTFDRSAVLSELVETSQLASSLMRKIHGTKPKTYQNTSYIQYLTRVLANKLVLVGGVAATETTTKEVSAARNESLNFLLQKQREVNEIVRKYKETKLRQLAETLAAETLSMSEQEDLNKHQVTNSNKKLLEDQRIREAWALAQETVSKELVQAEVSHVIVRCGQMYEQNITSITDACLNFEGAENVTLESWIDAAQARLRQEMELSTRELSDVYEECLHQLKKNKSTIVESKYESRQLLTEYADVIAHKALIDARIGLLQENTRQLTIFPGETFVSSLIRNDDVLSSLLEADDHEFQSNPILDAEYSYLYQQFSKDCEERISGSKRASKDQIKNVGQSLHYLEEDLVQLSKRVRGRLSENNENTQWPTKSPTVTIADWSSVCEKCSELRKQIKKLSDYMNSVTCKQCGQLQETIDRITAEHNQELETLKRNQERDLMDIKGELDNQRQSLTSQYEQEAASLREKARKLEHRLNAMDSEHSAHVNELRAAYQRSMSAELDTDAETRKRYKEEIKQLRALCEKGLLAMENSHRRIISEMEEKHRQELENLRVEKEQALSEETQATLAALDAMRKAHEHEVQKEIAKFKQEFIKQMQAREDIGVLHKEHEEEMEEIKQEILSLSAKYSSKCVESAALEEKVGSLTKQLAQAQQHIMQLDARNKQLRAHLVLETNDGTINDSMQMLRGRDNEIVEPREEIHRLQQLKS; encoded by the exons CCAGAGACGGTTCCTCAAGCGAGGATCGACATGACCCGCGTGTTGGAGGTCGCTGCAGCCGAAGACATCACTGGACATCCTTACAGCCTCGCGATCACCGCGCCGGAAGGTGTTACCTTCGTAAAAGGCACGTGCCGCGAGGAAACCAGATGGTGGGCCGATGTGCTGCAAGTCTACTCGAGGAACAAG GGCCGACATAAGAGGAACGCGACGTTCCCCGGTGGACAGACTACCATTCTTCAAGTCACTCCAACGATCAGAA GCAATACACCGAATCCTCCGCGACCTCGTTTCAACAGCTGTCGTTCAGAGCCACGCAGCAACACATGGATCCCAGAAACGAGCGTCTCTTCCGACCTCTGTCCACCAGTGTTCTCTTCCACGCCATCTTTGGTAACCAACAGCGTGGTAACCACCACCAGCAATGCAACGATGAGCAATGGGAACGTGGAAACCAACAACGACCATCGAACGAGCAACCTGTCGCCTCTAAGAACCAGCACACCCCTGGAGAACGGTGGTTCCACGTATCTATCTTCCGTCTCAACCACTTCGTCGATGAATGGAAGCGTGTCCAGCACTGTGTATTCAACCACGTCGACGCCAACGACCGTGTCAAGCAGCAGTTCCTTGACAGAGAAGCCACCGATCGTGCCCAACGAGGGTAGATCGAGCTACAGGGATCAACCAGCGAGCAGCGCGTCTCCTCCGACCAGGGACAAGCTTCGAGCGGAGGACAAGGCTAGACGCAGGATGAATCAGCACGGAGAACGAGCCGGGACAGCCTGCTCCAGCGAGAAACTAG ACGATGACGCCTGTCGAAGAATCTTCCTGGAGCACGAGAGGGAACGAGAGGGAAAATTGCGGGATATTGCTGCCTCTTTGACCCAGCCACGCGTCAGGAGGATCAAACCGAGAACGTCTGAACCAACTAGGGACGTGGTGGATGCAGCTAACGCGGCGTATCAGGACAAATTC ATCAGAGGTGATCCAGACGGATGTGGCTTGGACATTTCCGGGATAAGATATTCTCCTACGTCCGAACTGAGGGTTGATCTGCCTGCCGAGGATTTATTAAACATCAAGAAAGGCTGGCTAATGAAGCAAGGATTGAACAAG GAATGGAACAAGCATTGGTTCGTGTTGCGCGGTTGCGGTCTCATGTACTACCGTGATCCTTGCGCGGAAGATAAGGGTATCATGGACGGTGTCATAGATCTGAATACCGTTACCGCCGTCACGCCCCTTCAAGTCGCAAGAAATTATGGATTCCAGACCGTG GCCTGGGATGATCGAGGATCTACCGTGCTCTCCGCGGTCACCGCCGGTATACGAGCTAGTTGGATGTCAGCCATTCGGAGGGCTGCCAATTTACCGGATCCTGACAGTAGCAACGATTCTCTGACCGTTTGTCAAGATGGACAGCAAGATAACACGCCTCAATCACCTACTGC ATCCATTACGGACCGTGAGAGAGACTCGGTTGTTCCATCGACCTCGGTCACGCCACGCTCAGTCCTCTTCTCTTCGGACGAGGAGTATCGAACAGCATCCGAGGGTGGCAGAAGAGAGTCCGGTGATTGGTCAGAAGTCCCAGTGTCACCACCTCTCGTAAGGAACGGCGATTGGGCCGGTGGACTGAAGGGATCGAGCTGGTCAGACTCGGCAAACCACGAATGGTCAGAATTACCCCCCTCGCCACCGTTGACAAGAACAGCTCTATCCCGAGTAAAAGCACGGTCCAGATCAAGCTCCAGATCTAGAGTATACAAGAGAAGCTGTAGCTCGCCTTTGAGCTCAAGAAGAAGCACGTTGGACAGCGTGAGGTCGGAAGATCTAATGATGGCTTGCTGCGAACTTGGAGAAGACGAGGACCAACATAATGGACACATGCAGAACAATAGTTGCCTGTCGAGTGCCAATGAGAGTCCCTTGATCGTAGAATTGTTGGAGAATCAGGTGTCGATGTTGCGCGATCAGTTGGGTCAAAATCAATCCCACCCGAGCACGCTACTAGTCATTATCGAGCgtcaagaaaatgaaatagagaGTCTGAAGTCGCAGCTGAACGCCGCGAGAGCGGATGTTGCTAGTGCGGAGAAGGAGTTGTCCAGGTTGAGACAGCAAAAGGCTGAAGCTTCTATTAGGGAGAAACAGGTCGACGAGCTGTTGAATACCATCCAGAGAACAGAGCAACAGAGGAACAAGGATTTAGAGGATTTggagaagatgaagaagatgTACAACAGAGACAAAGAGGTGTTGGAGTGCAAATTGCTGGAGACAGAGGCTATTCTTAGGGAGACGAGTGAACGGTGCGAAATGCTTACTAAGGAGTTGGCATCGAGTCATAGAACCGTAGAACATTTGCAGTCGGAGGTTACTTCATTGAGTAACAGATTGTCTCAAG GAATAGACGAAAACGAACGTTTATATAGCAAAGTTAGAGAATTGGAAGATAAAGGGGGACTGTCTTCTTCAAGGGAGCGCGGGAGAAGCTTCGACTCTCTCAGTGATTTAACGAATATTGAGTTAGACCTGGACTTTAATACTCTTGATAAGGAAAG AATCGTGGAAGAATACGACGAACTGAGAAGCCGCTTTGAGAAAGCTATCCTGGAGATACGCGCTATGCGCAAGGAACTCCGTGAAGCACACGCGATACAGGACGCACTGGAGCTAGAGATTTTCGCTCACAAGCAGGACGCAGCGAGTGTCAGCGAGACGAACCAGGCTCAGCTGCAGTTAATGGCAGCTAGGATTCAAGATTTGACGAACAAGCTTGCAGCCAGCGAGAAACAAGTGAGAACGTTGAAGCAGAAGTTGACTAAAGCTGAAAGTAGAGATAAAAGAAGATCGCTGTCGTTGAAGGGTCGTGAGTCCTTCCAGATCTCGCAAGAGATGGAGGACAAGCTGCTGGATCTGGAGAACAAGATCTGTGCTATAGAACGTGGAAAAGGTACCAGTGCGCCAGTATCAACTGGATGCAGCTCGAAGGAGTCGAGTCCTAACccaaagaaggagaaaagaagggACGGAAAGAGTCTGGATCGTACTAGATTAAGAAGAAAATCGCTGGATAGTGCAACTAGTTCCGAACCGATGAAAGTGTTGATCAGACTCAGCACTCTAGAGACGAAGGTGGCAAACGTTACAGAAAATATGGCGAGTGACGCTGAAAAAGACTCCAGCGAGTGTAGCGAGATCAGTGCATCCTCTACCAGCGAAGTTTCATTGGAGATCATCGCGAGGTTAAGGAAATTGGAGAGGGTGGTGTCGAAGTCAAAGAGGAGGCTGGAGAAGTGTCTAGGTTCTACACAAGCGGAGGATAAAGCGGAGAAGTGTTTGCGCGAGGTGAACGACATCCTGGACTCGTGTTTAGAATGTAAGAAAAACCAAGCTAGCGCTCAAGTGACCGAGTCAGTAGGCGTAGTGGTATCTAGACTAGAGACTATACTTAAAGATAAATTGAGCGAACTCACGAAGAGACGGCAGACGCTCGAGCAGAACGGCCAACTAAACGACAGAGAGAAGATGAAGCTGGTCGCGGAGAGAGTGGCGTTCGAGTTCGTCGTTCTGAGACAGATCAAGTGCGCGATCGGCCGGACATTCGACCGGAGTGCCGTTCTCAGTGAATTGGTCGAAACTAGTCAGCTTGCCTCAAGCTTAATGCGTAAGATTCACGGAACCAAGCCCAAAACGTACCAAAACACCAGTTACATTCAGTATCTTACTAGAGTGTTAGCGAATAAGTTAGTACTAGTAGGTGGCGTGGCCGCGACGGAGACGACGACCAAGGAGGTGTCCGCAGCTCGTAACGAGAGCTTGAACTTCCTGCTGCAAAAACAACGTGAGGTGAACGAGATCGTACGGaaatataaagaaacgaaGTTGAGACAGCTCGCAGAAACACTGGCCGCCGAAACGTTGAGCATGTCCGAGCAAGAGGATTTGAACAAACATCAGGTGACCaactcgaataaaaaattactagaAGATCAACGAATTCGCGAAGCGTGGGCGTTGGCTCAAGAAACGGTCAGCAAAGAGTTGGTACAAGCTGAAGTGTCTCATGTGATCGTGCGTTGCGGCCAAATGTACGAACAGAACATCACGAGCATCACCGATGCTTGTCTCAACTTTGAGGGCGCGGAGAACGTAACGTTGGAATCTTGGATCGATGCCGCGCAGGCCAGACTCCGTCAAGAGATGGAACTTTCTACTCGCGAGCTATCCGACGTGTACGAGGAATGCCTTCATCAGCTGAAGAAGAATAAATCGACGATAGTTGAATCGAAGTACGAGTCCCGGCAGTTGTTAACGGAATACGCGGACGTGATCGCGCACAAAGCTTTAATAGACGCCAGAATCGGGCTTCTTCAGGAGAATACGAGACAATTGACGATCTTCCCTGGGGAGACTTTCGTATCTAGTCTAATCCGAAACGACGACGTCCTTTCAAGTCTGCTAGAAGCGGACGACCACGAGTTCCAAAGCAATCCGATTCTCGACGCGGAGTACAGTTACCTTTATCAACAGTTTAGCAAGGACTGCGAGGAAAGGATATCCGGTTCGAAGCGTGCTTCGAAGGATCAGATAAAGAACGTTGGCCAGAGTTTGCACTACCTAGAAGAAGACTTAGTTCAATTGAGCAAACGCGTCCGAGGCAGATTGAGCGAGAATAACGAAAATACCCAGTGGCCTACGAAGTCGCCGACGGTTACCATCGCCGACTGGTCGAGCGTGTGCGAAAAATGCTCGGAATTGCGCAAGCAGATCAAAAAGCTGAGCGACTACATGAATAGCGTGACTTGCAAACAGTGTGGCCAATTGCAAGAAACCATTGATAGGATAACAGCCGAGCATAATCAAGAGTTGGAGACATTGAAGCGCAACCAGGAGAGGGATTTGATGGATATCAAAGGTGAACTAGACAATCAGAGACAATCTCTAACATCTCAGTACGAACAGGAAGCGGCCAGTTTACGAGAAAAGGCGAGGAAATTGGAACATAGACTGAACGCCATGGACTCTGAGCACTCTGCTCACGTGAACGAACTTAGAGCAGCTTATCAACGATCCATGAGCGCGGAATTGGACACAGACGCGGAAACAAGAAAGAGATATAAAGAAGAGATCAAGCAATTGCGGGCGTTATGTGAGAAAGGTTTGCTGGCAATGGAGAATTCTCATAGACGCATTATTTCCGAGATGGAAGAGAAACATCGACAGGAATTGGAAAATCTGAGGGTGGAGAAAGAGCAGGCATTATCAGAAGAGACTCAAGCCACTCTCGCGGCTCTTGATGCTATGAGAAAGGCGCACGAACACGAAGTGCAGAAGGAAATAGCTAAGTTTAAGCaggaatttattaaacagatgCAGGCACGCGAGGACATTGGCGTGCTTCATAAAGAACACGA GGAAGAGATGGAGGAGATAAAGCAGGAAATTCTTTCGTTATCTGCAAAATATTCCTCTAAGTGTGTGGAGTCTGCGGCTCTGGAGGAAAAAGTAGGATCCCTTACCAAACAACTTGCTCAAGCGCAACAGCACATCATGCAACTAGACGCGAGAAACAAACAGCTGAGGGCACATTTGGTATTAGAAACGAACGATGGTACGATCAACGACAGTATGCAAATGCTGAGGGGCAGGGACAACGAGATTGTCGAGCCGAGAGAGGAAATTCATCGACTACAACAGTTGAAG AGCTGA